One Rosa chinensis cultivar Old Blush chromosome 5, RchiOBHm-V2, whole genome shotgun sequence genomic region harbors:
- the LOC121053092 gene encoding multicystatin-like, giving the protein MDLGGLEPAARFAIEEFNKRKNAQLRFVRVVKAHRHLEDAIFCAQELAAYVYVITLEAVDASVAKLYQAKVSVNFTDGMFLEWFCLVVDDGCPIALFDRLENFFAQKDHEDKAENQIPMCKKQVFASLRFCLLPDHVRV; this is encoded by the exons ATGGATTTAGGAGGATTAGAGCCAGCTGCCCGTTTCGCCATCGAAGAGTTCAACAAGCGAAAG AATGCGCAACTGCGGTTTGTGAGAGTTGTGAAGGCACATAGGCATCTTGAAGATGCCATCTTCTGTGCACAGGAATTAGCAGCCTATGTATATGTTATAACATTGGAGGCAGTTGATGCCAGCGTGGCTAAACTTTACCAGGCAAAAGTTTCGGTAAATTTCACTGATGGAATGTTTTTGGAATGGTTCTGTCTTGTCGTCGATGATGGGTGTCCTATAGCACTATTTGATCGCCTAG AAAACTTCTTTGCTCAGAAGGACCATGAAGACAAAGCGGAGAATCAAATTCCGATGTGTAAAAAGCAGGTATTTGCAAGCCTTCGGTTTTGCTTATTACCTGATCATGTCCGTGTATAA
- the LOC112165554 gene encoding chaperone protein dnaJ 11, chloroplastic, which produces MSATLALSGLSFSAAANHKLSSAAFTDMPLPRRQLKVSVRAFAETERRPATADPASLYEVLQVKNNASQTEIKSAYRSLAKLHHPDASLEAESDGRDFIEIHNAYATLSDPAARAMYDLSLSAHVHCDSRRSAVGFRPNGFYSTRRWETDQCW; this is translated from the coding sequence ATGTCTGCAACCCTAGCCCTCTCCGGCCTCTCCTTCTCCGCCGCGGCGAACCACAAGCTCTCCTCCGCCGCTTTTACCGACATGCCCCTGCCTCGCCGGCAGCTGAAGGTCTCCGTGAGGGCGTTCGCCGAGACGGAGCGGCGGCCGGCGACGGCGGATCCGGCGAGCCTGTACGAGGTTCTGCAGGTGAAGAACAACGCGTCGCAGACGGAGATCAAGTCGGCGTACAGGAGCTTGGCGAAGCTGCACCACCCGGACGCGTCGTTGGAGGCCGAATCGGACGGCCGGGATTTCATCGAGATTCACAACGCGTACGCCACGCTGTCGGATCCGGCGGCCAGGGCGATGTATGATCTGTCGCTGAGTGCTCATGTTCATTGTGATAGCCGGAGAAGCGCGGTCGGGTTTCGGCCCAATGGGTTTTATTCGACCCGGAGGTGGGAAACGGACCAGTGCTGGTAG